The genomic region ACGCCTTCGGCGACCGCCTCGGTGCCGTCGGCTCCGTGACGCGCGAGCGAGACGACGACCCCGGGTGCGGGCAGCCCGATCGAGGCGTCGAGGATGTGGGTCGTGAGGTGGGTCATGCCCTCATCCTTCCGCGAACGCGGCGTGCAGGCGCAGCAGCGCGATCTGGGCGAGCTGATCGCACGCCTCGGCGATCTCGGCGTCGCTGTCGCTGGTGAGCCGCCGCTGCAGCTCGGCGAGGATCTCGTCGGGCGAGCGACCCGCCGCGCGGATGAGGAAGACCCGCCCGAAACGCTGCTCGTAGGCGGCGTTGCCGGCGGCGATGCGGTCGGCGACCGACGTGTCGGCATCCGCCATGCTCGCCTGCTCGCGCCGCGACGCGGCCGCCTCGGCGCCCGCACCCGACGGCTTCTCGCCGAT from Microbacter sp. GSS18 harbors:
- the uraD gene encoding 2-oxo-4-hydroxy-4-carboxy-5-ureidoimidazoline decarboxylase; the protein is MHLDDFNRAAVPEARAVVSVWAAIPTWVDAIVAARPYSSVDALAEAAGMLAASWGLPELEAALAHHPRIGEKPSGAGAEAAASRREQASMADADTSVADRIAAGNAAYEQRFGRVFLIRAAGRSPDEILAELQRRLTSDSDAEIAEACDQLAQIALLRLHAAFAEG